From Coffea arabica cultivar ET-39 chromosome 2e, Coffea Arabica ET-39 HiFi, whole genome shotgun sequence, the proteins below share one genomic window:
- the LOC113729592 gene encoding uncharacterized protein: MIFRKEYLDLVLVPCGLFIMFAYHLFLLYRCLKRPHTTVIGFENNDKKAWVEKVMQVENKDVKTALDVLSANVSAATFLASVSLTLSSLIGAWIANNSNIFQSELIYGDTRQATMSIKFISLLICFLLAFACFVQSSRCFIHANYLISTPDTDIPIKYVESAVIRGGDFWSLGLRALYFATTLLLWFFGPIPMFATSVSMVCLLHHLDTNKTPLHQYSSAAKRPFKRVEQTTIRTPMAVDR; the protein is encoded by the exons atgattTTCCGGAAGGAGTATCTTGATTTGGTGTTGGTGCCATGTGGGCTGTTCATCATGTTTGCCTACCATCTCTTCCTGCTGTACAGATGCCTCAAGCGTCCACACACTACAGTGATTGGCTTTGAGAACAATGACAAGAAGGCTTGGGTTGAAAAAGTTATGCAG GTTGAAAACAAGGATGTTAAAACAGCATTAGATGTGCTCTCAGCCAATGTGTCTGCAGCTACATTCCTTGCATCAGTCTCCCTAACTCTTAGCTCTCTAATTGGAGCCTGGATTGCGAACAATTCAAACATATTCCAAAGTGAACTAATCTATGGAGACACAAGGCAAGCCACAATGTCAATCAAGTTCATTAGTCTTCTAATCTGTTTCTTGTTGGCTTTTGCATGCTTTGTCCAATCATCAAGGTGTTTCATCCATGCAAATTACCTCATTAGTACACCAGATACCGACATTCCTATAAAATATGTTGAATCAGCAGTCATAAGAGGAGGTGATTTTTGGTCATTGGGGCTCAGAGCGCTTTACTTCGCAACTACCCTGCTGCTCTGGTTCTTTGGTCCAATACCAATGTTTGCTACTTCTGTAAGCATGGTTTGTCTCCTGCATCACCTTGATACAAACAAAACGCCATTGCATCAGTATAGTTCTGCAGCAAAGAGACCGTTCAAAAGAGTTGAGCAAACAACGATCAGAACTCCAATGGCCGTTGACAGATGA
- the LOC140037193 gene encoding uncharacterized protein: MAGIVYLRTNKFEVKLEGITFKAKDFETVCSMDFLFPDGKTWARPPVVGIDVMRHPRDPNNILMLLCFGVGCVILKFISGDVLPESIYRFLTDERIRFVGFGIPEKKDLFPLEELGLTKHKVDIGYLAAKILDDPKYKKYELAELARRVLRVKTMIGLTQSSSFERHEQIKCAICQLFITSAIAMALLGKSEKKKPVDASKKSSSFLKNLNQLPLFTEGWFKLPKYKKVVRDKNKVEENKVRDKVPLPTATLVDDGFSGYEIFGDAEGDYCAFGDDPFHGKSVHIPYGDDDDDDDNDANGHPFHAKGSQGFFGDAFSCLKHKDGSPGDNHSKEAFGTERKPLKGILKSSSSARFEVSNHGSSRPDSGPDSSESSSQEVFIVKRTLKRANSKGYNVQFK; encoded by the coding sequence ATGGCTGGGATCGTTTACCTGAGGACCAATAAGTTTGAAGTTAAGCTGGAGGGCATTACCTTCAAAGCAAAAGACTTTGAAACAGTGTGCTCCATGGATTTTCTTTTCCCTGATGGAAAGACCTGGGCCCGTCCGCCCGTGGTCGGCATCGATGTAATGCGCCACCCTCGCGATCCCAACAATATTCTCATGCTCCTGTGCTTTGGTGTAGGCTGCGTTATCCTCAAGTTTATTTCAGGGGATGTATTACCAGAATCAATCTACAGATTTCTCACAGACGAGAGAATTCGCTTCGTCGGGTTCGGAATCCCTGAGAAGAAAGATCTTTTCCCCCTTGAAGAATTGGGGTTGACAAAGCATAAGGTTGACATCGGTTACCTGGCTGCCAAGATTCTTGATGACCCGAAATATAAAAAGTATGAATTGGCGGAGCTGGCACGCAGAGTTCTTAGGGTCAAGACCATGATTGGCCTTACACAGTCGTCGTCTTTCGAGAGGCATGAACAAATCAAATGCGCAATTTGCCAGCTTTTCATAACCAGTGCCATTGCTATGGCATTGCTGGGTAAAAGTGAGAAGAAAAAGCCAGTTGATGCTTCAAAGAAAAGCTCATCGTTTCTGAAGAATCTGAATCAACTGCCTTTGTTTACGGAAGGGTGGTTCAAACTTCCAAAATACAAGAAAGTAGTACGCGATAAGAATAAAGTCGAGGAAAATAAAGTCCGTGACAAAGTTCCCCTTCCGACCGCTACCCTTGTGGATGATGGTTTCTCTGGATATGAGATTTTTGGTGATGCCGAAGGTGATTATTGTGCTTTTGGCGATGATCCATTTCATGGCAAATCCGTTCATATTCCTTACGGCGATGATGACGACGACGACGATAATGATGCTAATGGGCATCCTTTTCATGCCAAGGGAAGCCAAGGTTTTTTCGGTGATGCTTTCAGCTGTCTGAAACATAAAGATGGTAGTCCAGGTGATAATCACAGCAAAGAGGCGTTCGGTACAGAAAGAAAACCCTTGAAGGGAATCTTGAAGTCTTCATCGAGTGCAAGATTTGAAGTTTCTAATCATGGTTCTTCTAGACCTGATTCTGGACCTGATTCCTCCGAATCAAGTTCCCAGGAAGTTTTCATCGTCAAAAGGACACTGAAAAGAGCCAATTCAAAGGGGTACAACGTTCAGTTCAAATAA